The Porites lutea chromosome 9, jaPorLute2.1, whole genome shotgun sequence sequence GTGACGCTATTATCTGTAATTACAAGGTTATCTGTTTGGGCGACACGCTTACTTTTTTGTCAAGGGAACTTTTTTATGCTTCTGATCTGTGTATGTTAAAGTCAAAGCATTATGGAGGTCAAAATGTTGCTAAAAACCTTGTAGAAAGTGTCGGCAAGGTTTCTAAATCAAATTTAAACCAACTAATAAGAAAGGGAACAAATGGAAACATTCATatttcataacatttcacttcatTTACTGCAGACAGTTTAATTGACACTAATCTTAAAAACAGTTTCACAATCACCGTCCTTGGTAATATACATCGCATTATAATAACAATTCCGAATAGgtatagaaataaaaaaacgtGCAGCAGCAGCTGACTTTGCCGTCAGTGTCAAATAGAATACGGAGAGTCAAACCCCGGGtgtcatagaaagtgtccgtattaaccgggtgcaggggcggatccaggatttttttcaggaggggatgcactcgtctcttgctctacttcaacaccaataaaccacatagttttttttttgcagaataccagttgtattagaaaaccgcaggtcatctcaggtggggggggggggggggtgcgcaccccctgcaccctccccctagatccgcccctggggtGTCCGGCGTATTAGGCGGGGTGTATTaagagaaaatgcaagggctttctttccccagggttAAAGAAGAATGTTCCTAATATTATGAACGAAACCGCTCTACTTGGTTTAGCCATGATTTGAAGACTCTAAATGTGATTAGTGGTACGTTGTGATTCGTCTTGTGTCACAGTCCTAACGGAACGGTAGCTATAGTTAGTTAAATTTTCCTCTGTCAAGTTATTCGTTTGTTGCTTCAGTGGCGTTTGAGTCTAAGTTATATACATAACAATAAGAAGCGAATAAAGTAGAGTTTGTCTCGATATACATTGTAATCGCCCCATGCATTGTGTAAGGAAACCCAAGAccgtcttggattctggattctttgtcagtggaacttggattccggattccttgagctgttttccggattccaaagtccagaattccggattccacatgcAAGAGTAAACTATGGACAATCCAAGCGAAAAacgctcaattttttttttacttttgtattAACTGTGTATCTAGTTGATTATAAAAGTAACTgtagaaagtgtcaaatttttCAAATCAAGCCTTTTCGACTGGATCTATAAATAAATCGGAATAAACAAAAGCACCCAGACTTAAAACATATCACTGATTTTATTGCAGAGAGTACAATAACTTTAAGGTGCGTAAAATTAACCGACAAAGTAAACAAGGCACCATTATTGAACCATTACTCCTGCTGTTTCGTCTTTCCTGCAATAAAGGAGAAAATGTCCTATTTATCTGTTTTGTTCAAACTAAGCAGGGTAAAAGTATTAATATTTGTGATGTTTCGTTCGAAAAGATATTTTGCTCTAGCCAAAGTATCCCAGACGCTTCCTTCCCTCTAACATTGATCAGCATCTAATTTCTCCTAAAAAATTCACTGCTCAACCAAACCAGTATAACTGTCTTtcaaaagaataaaagaattaaTCATGCACCAAGAAAAGGAGGTTGAGGACAAGATCTCTCGTGCTTATCATCAGGAAAATTTGCGAGGTACAGTGTGACAACTTTAATGTAACGTATGATGACTCGGGTTGAAATAGAATGGACAAGGAGCCCTCCCCCCCGGGACAAAGTACGGCTCACCAAATTCATGTAGCAGAAACCGAGTACGGTAGTTAAACCCTACACGTGATTAGAGTTTTACTTATTAGCTTTGCaatgtttgcctttttttttttttatcaaagacaAGGTAGGCCTGCGGCCTTCTACTTAAATTCCGTGTAGATACTGTCCAATGTAAGGCTGAGAAAGAACTGTGATCATGATATataaaaggacaaaaaaggTGCATTGAACACATGCCTACATTAATGCGTCGTTATTGATGGATTACATCGTACCACAAAAAGGATCCTTCGAGGTTGTTTGCAAGTAGAAGCTTCCTTCCTTTTTAGTAAGATCAGCATCGAAACCCAAGCTTGGACATTCGCCATTACAGCTTGTGCAACTCCCTTTCAGAAATGTGATGTAATTAGCACACGGATAGGCTTTCCAGGAGCATGATCCTTCAACAGACGCGAGGAAATACTTTGGTGCCCTTCCGTGGTCgcaatctttaaaaaaataacaaatgaattCATACAAAAGGCAAATGAGGAAATTTTTATCTGGGTTGGAAGGTTATTAAGGGAGTTAACGAAATGACGACCGACGACGATGGCAATGAAAACGTTACAGAAAGCAATTACGTTTGCCTGTAGGTCAGGTGACCTCCTCAGACTATACTAGTAGCAATTATCATAGATTAATGAGTGCGTTCGAGTTTTATTCTTGGAGTTAGCTCAACTGTCAAGCATTATATTATTTCAATACCAGagaaaagttataaaaaacatttgaaaaacatttattcTCTTCTCGTAGACTGCTTAATTAAAATGTGCGTATTTACCCAAGAATTGGTTCGATAAAAATCAGAAGTACCTCACAAATTCCgtaaaaagataagaaatattTCGAGCGAATAATTATGATTGTCTCCATTTTGTAAATGCTTACTTTTTGTCAGATCACTGAGAGGACAGCCTGGCTGGATGCTTCCACCATTTGGCCAAAAGTCGGTGTGACCGCTCACACGGATAGTTCCCTGGATCCCAGCGTTGGTATGAATGACATCAACATATTGAGCGTCACTTTTATCAAGCCGAAAGCTGGTCGAGACTGTTATGAAAAACAGACTAGCAGGATCTAAGCCTGATAGCCAATAAAAATGGTAAGCGTGATCAAGTGTGGTGTAAAGGACATAACTTTCTTCATTTATATAACGTATTCGATTATTTACCTGTTATGCGGCCCAAGCTCAATCCATACTTATCCTGCAAATAACTCCCAGCGTAACCAGCGACTTGTGCTCCAAGGCTGTGGCCCACAATGTAGAACCGATTTACAGCGGAACTATGCGAGTGAGAAGTACTGGCGATGAGAAACCTTATGAGCTCTCCTATCTGAGCCCCAACAAGCCTGGCATTCCCAGTGGCTTGACCATATGGGGATGCAGCTCCTTTGGACCAGTCTACCATTATCACGTTGCAGTCCTCACGATTCAA is a genomic window containing:
- the LOC140949203 gene encoding inactive pancreatic lipase-related protein 1-like — translated: MPMSPNKDKTAVYGCHCRSDTVVRMRWLFKSKVCYDKYGCFDRHPNLLVRFPQEPSKLGTSFLLFTRKNSQTAKIIDDSDVNKLRDSFFEISRRTIFLIHGFTGNLEGIYYEIKGALLNREDCNVIMVDWSKGAASPYGQATGNARLVGAQIGELIRFLIASTSHSHSSAVNRFYIVGHSLGAQVAGYAGSYLQDKYGLSLGRITGLDPASLFFITVSTSFRLDKSDAQYVDVIHTNAGIQGTIRVSGHTDFWPNGGSIQPGCPLSDLTKNCDHGRAPKYFLASVEGSCSWKAYPCANYITFLKGSCTSCNGECPSLGFDADLTKKEGSFYLQTTSKDPFCGKTP